One part of the Candidatus Hydrogenedentota bacterium genome encodes these proteins:
- a CDS encoding beta galactosidase jelly roll domain-containing protein — protein sequence MNGIISRRAMPALIAACVCAPFVRAADLPARMALAEDWRVQSSNVVDAQDEEISAAGFDVSGWHPTQVPRTVLAALADNGVYPDPYYGLNLKQVPGYRDGMLLVVPKDSPFRGAWWYRTEFTPPADWQGRFVTLHLDGINLRADVWLNGARIASEKDVVGMFRRFTFPVRERLRFGKANVLALKVAGPGQLEERDYDTKQVEATTGWDDHNPWPPDLNA from the coding sequence GTGAACGGAATCATCTCACGGCGGGCCATGCCGGCGCTGATCGCGGCATGCGTATGCGCGCCATTTGTGCGAGCGGCGGACCTGCCCGCGCGCATGGCGCTAGCTGAAGACTGGCGTGTGCAGTCGAGCAACGTCGTGGATGCGCAGGACGAAGAAATATCGGCGGCCGGCTTCGATGTTTCCGGTTGGCACCCCACGCAGGTGCCGCGCACGGTTCTGGCGGCGCTGGCCGATAACGGCGTCTATCCCGATCCCTACTACGGCCTGAATCTCAAGCAGGTTCCCGGCTATCGCGACGGCATGCTGCTCGTGGTTCCGAAGGACAGCCCTTTTCGTGGCGCGTGGTGGTACCGTACGGAATTCACGCCGCCTGCGGACTGGCAGGGTCGGTTCGTGACGCTGCACCTTGACGGCATCAATCTCCGGGCGGATGTGTGGCTCAACGGCGCGCGCATCGCGAGCGAAAAGGACGTGGTGGGCATGTTCCGCCGGTTCACGTTTCCGGTGCGGGAGCGCCTGCGTTTCGGCAAGGCGAATGTGCTTGCGTTGAAGGTTGCCGGCCCAGGGCAGTTGGAAGAGCGCGACTACGACACGAAACAGGTCGAGGCCACAACCGGCTGGGACGATCACAACCCCTGGCCGCCGGACCTGAACGC